A stretch of Candidatus Polarisedimenticolia bacterium DNA encodes these proteins:
- a CDS encoding HD domain-containing phosphohydrolase: MSRPAILLVSHDPGSRSQLRDRIAAVCPPGMEVVAAASTEEALGVLYTLREQHRPVELVIAAQGMPGIPGGRFLEIVNAQFPGVGKILLSDTPSLDEAIYALNNAGLDKYIPTPWDPEDVKFTITALLRQREMKLLNEKLLSDLQVRNQQLTTALGNLEQARSDMEHSYIQTVESLAIALEAKDRYTAGHSQRVSKFARLIARALGLPKEEVSIVAQVALLHDIGKIGMMDKILNKPANLTPEEREAIKSHPVIGAQILAPVSTFSKHVAGIKHHHEMYDGTGYPDRLKGRDIPLHARIVCLADAFDAMTSTRPYRVGLPMEFAIQEMNKMAGIQFCPECVDAFIRVLRTVGVAEDGVAGDLPPGAPAGPESAGVRRDTPTEDASGPFRDVDLPTGT; this comes from the coding sequence GTGAGCCGGCCGGCCATACTCCTGGTCAGTCACGACCCGGGGTCCCGATCGCAGCTCAGGGACCGCATCGCCGCGGTCTGCCCGCCGGGCATGGAGGTCGTGGCGGCCGCCTCGACGGAGGAGGCGCTCGGCGTCCTCTACACCCTGCGCGAGCAGCACCGGCCGGTCGAGCTGGTCATCGCCGCCCAGGGCATGCCCGGTATTCCAGGCGGCCGCTTCCTCGAAATCGTCAATGCGCAATTTCCGGGCGTGGGCAAGATCCTGCTGTCGGACACCCCCAGCCTGGACGAGGCGATCTACGCCCTGAACAACGCCGGACTGGACAAGTACATCCCCACGCCCTGGGACCCGGAGGACGTCAAGTTCACCATCACCGCCCTGCTGCGTCAGCGGGAGATGAAGCTTCTCAACGAGAAGCTCCTCTCGGACCTGCAGGTGCGGAACCAGCAGCTCACCACGGCCCTCGGGAATCTCGAGCAGGCCCGGAGCGACATGGAGCATTCCTACATCCAGACGGTGGAGTCCCTGGCCATCGCGCTCGAAGCCAAGGACCGGTACACCGCGGGGCACTCCCAGCGCGTGTCCAAGTTCGCCCGACTCATAGCCCGCGCGCTCGGCCTTCCAAAGGAAGAGGTCTCGATCGTCGCGCAGGTGGCGCTCCTCCACGACATCGGCAAGATCGGCATGATGGACAAGATCCTGAACAAGCCCGCCAACCTCACCCCCGAGGAGCGGGAAGCCATCAAGTCGCATCCCGTGATCGGCGCCCAGATCCTGGCCCCCGTGTCCACGTTCTCCAAGCACGTGGCCGGCATCAAGCACCACCACGAGATGTACGACGGGACCGGATACCCGGACCGCCTGAAAGGCAGGGACATCCCGCTGCACGCCCGCATCGTCTGCCTCGCCGATGCCTTCGACGCCATGACCTCGACGCGTCCGTACCGCGTCGGCCTGCCGATGGAGTTCGCGATACAGGAAATGAACAAGATGGCCGGGATCCAGTTCTGCCCCGAATGCGTGGACGCCTTCATCCGGGTCCTCAGGACGGTCGGCGTCGCCGAGGACGGGGTGGCGGGCGACCTGCCGCCCGGGGCCCCGGCGGGCCCCGAGTCCGCAGGCGTGCGCCGGGACACTCCGACCGAGGACGCCTCCGGGCCGTTCCGCGACGTCGATCTTCCCACCGGCACCTGA